From Ipomoea triloba cultivar NCNSP0323 chromosome 5, ASM357664v1, the proteins below share one genomic window:
- the LOC116020400 gene encoding probable LRR receptor-like serine/threonine-protein kinase At3g47570: protein MGHKLQNLIGISLNSNNLSGALPSYISNCSKLVGPFLEGNSFSGPIPNSLGELKFLEELWIVDNKLTSESSSIGVNFMSSLANCRYLRELGIANNPLNIVLPSAFGNLSNSLEFFVAYGCNIKGKIPNKVGNLSSLITLDLSQNELTRVVPRGIRGLNKLQMLNLGNNKLSGCLPESICNLKYLDSLHLSKNQIWGSIPECMGNATSLREIYLPSNRLSFNISSGLWNLTDLLKLDLSSNFLNGSLHPKIGNMKVAIYINLSRNHFSGYIPTTIGDLCGSPRLKVPPCTVHSNFHPLIRRELRIVLNSVAMFIVGISVIILLLWKCKSKNSTANGVNFLQEIVSLRISYYELQRATQGFSSNNLLGAGSFGSVYKGTFGNGLLFAVKVFNLQVEDAFKSFATECEVLRNLRHRNLTKVISACSNTDFKALILQYMSNGSLDSWLYSYQQSLHIMQRLNIMIDVACALEYLHHGYSSPIAHCDLKPTNVLIDEDMVGHVSDFGIAKLLGDDELVAYTITMATIGYIAPEYGSNGMVSTKCDIYSYGIMLMEVFTKRKPNDEIFTGDLSLRSWVSNSLSHTLDEIVDPTLMRPEESEFRQKLQCISSILELSLSCTIESPE, encoded by the exons ATGGGCCATAAGCTTCAAAATCTCATAGGAATTAGCCTTAATTCTAATAACCTTAGTGGAGCGCTTCCAAGCTATATCTCCAATTGTTCTAAACTAGTTGGCCCATTCCTCGAAGGTAACAGTTTTAGTGGCCCAATTCCTAACTCTTTGggagaattaaaatttttggaagAATTGTGGATAGTAGATAATAAGTTAACAAGCGAGTCCTCTTCTATAGGGGTCAATTTTATGAGTTCATTGGCAAATTGTAGATACTTGAGAGAACTAGGGATAGCTAATAATCCTTTGAATATTGTCCTACCAAGTGCCTTTGGTAATCTCTCTAACTCCCTTGAGTTCTTTGTTGCATATGGTTGTAATATAAAGGGCAAAATTCCAAACAAAGTTGGTAATTTAAGTAGTCTCATTACACTAGACTTATCCCAAAATGAATTGACCAGAGTTGTTCCTAGAGGTATAAGAGGTCTAAACAAACTTCAAATGTTGAACCTTGGAAACAATAAACTAAGTGGGTGTTTGCCGGAGAGCATTTGTAATTTGAAATACTTGGACAGTTTGCATTTAAGTAAAAATCAGATTTGGGGTTCTATTCCTGAGTGCATGGGGAATGCTACTTCTTTAAGAGAGATCTATCTACCCTCTAACCGATTGAGTTTTAACATATCATCAGGCCTCTGGAATCTTACAGACCTCTTGAAACTTGACTTGTCTTCAAATTTCTTGAATGGCTCTTTACATCCAAAGATTGGAAACATGAAAGTTGCAATATACATCAATCTATCAAGGAATCATTTTTCTGGCTATATTCCAACTACCATAGGAG ATTTGTGTGGTTCTCCAAGGCTAAAAGTGCCACCTTGCACTGTTCATTCTAATTTTCATCCATTGATAAGGAGAGAACTTCGGATTGTATTGAACTCTGTGGCTATGTTCATAGTGGGAATCTCAGTGATTATCCTTTTATTGTGGAAATGCAAAAGTAAAAATTCCACAGCCAATGGGGTTAACTTTTTACAAGAAATAGTGTCATTGAGAATTTCATACTACGAACTTCAAAGAGCAACTCAAGGGTTTAGTAGTAATAACTTGCTAGGGGCCGGAAGCTTCGGTTCTGTTTACAAGGGCACATTTGGAAATGGGTTACTCTTTGCTGTCAAGGTTTTTAATTTGCAAGTTGAAGATGCATTTAAGAGTTTTGCTACTGAATGTGAAGTTTTGCGCAATCTTCGTCATAGAAATCTCACAAAGGTGATAAGTGCTTGCTCTAACACGGATTTTAAAGCACTCATACTTCAGTACATGTCGAACGGTAGTCTAGACAGTTGGTTGTACTCTTACCAGCAATCTTTGCACATCATGCAAAGACTAAACATCATGATTGATGTGGCATGTGCATTAGAGTATTTGCACCATGGTTACTCAAGTCCAATTGCTCATTGTGATTTAAAGCCAACCAATGTTTTAATTGATGAAGATATGGTGGGACATGTAAGCGACTTTGGCATTGCGAAGTTACTTGGAGACGATGAATTGGTTGCTTATACCATAACCATGGCCACAATTGGATACATTGCCCCAG AGTATGGATCAAATGGGATGGTCTCCACGAAATGTGATATTTATAGTTATGGCATAATGTTGATGGAAGTGTTTACCAAGAGGAAGCCAAATGATGAAATTTTCACCGGAGACCTTAGTCTAAGGAGTTGGGTTTCTAATTCACTTTCTCATACTCTTGACGAAATTGTGGACCCAACTTTAATGAGGCCCGAAGAATCAGAATTTAGACAAAAATTGCAATGCATATCATCTATTTTAGAGTTGTCTTTGAGTTGCACAATCGAGTCTCCTGAGTAG